In Musa acuminata AAA Group cultivar baxijiao chromosome BXJ3-9, Cavendish_Baxijiao_AAA, whole genome shotgun sequence, a single genomic region encodes these proteins:
- the LOC135650137 gene encoding probable sucrose-phosphate synthase 1, producing the protein MAGNDWINSYLEAILDAGPSIDAAKSSLLLRERGRFSPARYFVEEVITGYDETDLYKTWVRAAAMRSPQERNTRLENMCWRIWNLARKKKQIEGEEAQRLSKRRLERERARRDATADMSEDLSEGEKGEAIGDLSVHGDSTRGRMPRISSVDAIEALTSQFKDKKLYIVLISIHGLIRGEDMELGRDSDTGGQVKYVVELARALGSMPGVYRVDLLTRQISAPDVDWSYGEPTEMLTPRSSDSFMHEMGESSGAYIIRIPFGPRDKYIPKEFLWPHIQEFVDGALGHVLQMSKVLGEQIGSGQPIWPVAIHGHYADAGDSAALLSGALNVPMLFTGHSLGRDKLEQLLKQGRQTREEINATYKIMRRIEAEEIALDASEIVVTSTRQEIEEQWRLYDGFDVVLERKLRARIKRGVSCYGRYMPRMVIIPPGMEFNHITIHDGDVDGESEGTDENSAVLDPPIWSEIMRFFTNPRKPMILALSRPDPKKNITTLVKAFGECRPLRELANLTLVMGNREDIDEMSSTNSSVLTSILKLIDKYDLYGQVAYPKHHKQADVPDIYRLAAKTKGVFINPAFIEPFGLTLIEAAANGLPIVATKNGGPVDIHKVLDNGMLVDPHDQHAIADALYKLVSDKQLWTRCRQNGLKNIHQFSWPEHCKTYLSKIASCRPRHPQWRRSEEGIEDSEPDSPNDSLRDIKDISLNLKLSLDGEKGEDDSAIGKALVSEDVTANGKSNLETDIVKLSKGVTSTTQKDGSSERTDNYLSKLPMLRRRKYIFVIAVDSVCDADLVGIIKGTFEASSGDRMSGSIGFILSTRLTISEIHSLLMTGGIPATDFDAFICNSGSDVYYPSSSSDDLLYPYELPYALDIDYHSQIEYRWGGEGLRKTLVRWAASITDKKGESEEQVVVEDVERSSTYCYAFQVKNPSLVPPIKELRKHMRIQALRCHVLYSHDGSKLHIIPVLASRSQALRYLFVRWGIELSNMIVFVGESGDTDYEGLLGGVQKTVILKGAFNTAPSQVHSTRSYLLKDVVAFDSPNILQIEGCGTNDVQSALKQLGILKN; encoded by the exons ATGGCGGGGAACGATTGGATCAACAGCTATCTGGAGGCGATCCTGGACGCCGGGCCCTCCATCGACGCGGCCAAGTCCTCGCTCTTGCTGAGGGAGAGGGGCCGGTTCAGCCCCGCCCGCTACTTCGTGGAGGAGGTCATCACCGGCTACGACGAGACTGATCTCTACAAGACCTGGGTTCGG GCTGCGGCGATGAGGAGCCCGCAAGAGAGGAACACGAGGCTGGAGAACATGTGCTGGAGGATTTGGAATTTGGCCCGCAAGAAGAAGCAG ATTGAGGGAGAGGAAGCTCAACGTTTATCTAAGCGTCGTCTTGAACGTGAGAGAGCTCGCCGTGATGCAACTGCTGATATGTCTGAAGACCTCTCTGAAGGAGAGAAAGGCGAGGCTATTGGTGATCTATCTGTTCATGGTGACAGCACAAGAGGCAGAATGCCAAGGATCAGTTCAGTTGATGCTATTGAGGCTTTGACTAGTCAATTCAAGGATAAAAAACTATATATAGTATTGATAAG CATTCATGGTCTGATACGTGGTGAAGATATGGAGCTTGGTCGTGATTCTGATACTGGTGGTCAG GTCAAGTATGTTGTTGAACTTGCAAGGGCATTGGGTTCAATGCCTGGAGTATACAGGGTTGATTTGCTGACCAGACAGATATCAGCACCAGATGTTGATTGGAGCTATGGAGAACCAACAGAGATGTTAACTCCCAGAAGTTCGGACAGCTTTATGCATGAGATGGGAGAGAGCAGTGGAGCTTATATCATCCGTATTCCATTTGGACCAAGAGATAAATATATTCCTAAAGAATTTCTCTGGCCACACATTCAAGAATTTGTTGATGGTGCACTCGGCCATGTTTTGCAGATGTCAAAAGTTCTAGGCGAGCAAATTGGTAGTGGGCAGCCAATATGGCCTGTTGCTATTCATGGGCATTATGCTGATGCAGGTGATTCTGCTGCTTTATTGTCTGGGGCACTAAATGTTCCTATGCTATTCACGGGCCATTCTCTTGGCAGAGATAAATTAGAACAACTTTTGAAACAAGGGAGGCAAACAAGGGAAGAAATTAATGCAACATACAAAATAATGCGTAGGATTGAGGCAGAAGAAATAGCTCTTGATGCCTCTGAAATCGTTGTCACAAGTACTAGACAAGAAATAGAAGAGCAATGGCGCTTATATGATGGTTTTGATGTGGTATTGGAGCGAAAGTTGCGAGCTAGAATAAAGCGTGGCGTAAGCTGTTATGGCCGTTATATGCCTCGTATGGTT ATTATCCCGCCTGGTATGGAGTTCAATCATATTACTATACACGATGGTGATGTGGATGGTGAATCAGAAGGAACTGATGAAAATTCAGCAGTGCTTGATCCACCAATTTGGTCTGAG ATAATGCGATTCTTTACAAACCCTCGCAAGCCTATGATTCTTGCACTCTCAAGACCAGACCCTAAAAAGAACATCACAACACTAGTGAAAGCTTTTGGTGAATGCCGCCCACTAAGAGAGCTCGCAAACCTT ACACTTGTAATGGGTAATCGTGAGGATATTGATGAGATGTCAAGTACAAATTCTTCAGTTTTGACTTCCATATTAAAGTTGATTGACAAGTATGATCTTTATGGCCAAGTGGCATATCCGAAACATCAcaaacaggctgatgttccagacaTTTACCGTTTGGCAGCAAAGACAAAG GGTGTTTTTATCAATCCAGCTTTCATCGAACCATTTGGCCTTACCTTGATTGAG GCTGCAGCAAATGGTCTACCTATTGTGGCTACAAAAAATGGAGGCCCTGTTGATATACATAAG GTTCTTGACAATGGTATGCTGGTTGATCCCCATGATCAGCATGCAATAGCTGATGCACTCTACAAGCTTGTTTCTGACAAGCAGCTCTGGACACGGTGTCGGCAGAATGGTCTGAAGAATATTCACCAGTTTTCATGGCCAGAACATTGCAAAACTTATTTATCAAAGATAGCTTCTTGCCGACCAAGGCATCCTCAGTGGCGAAGGAGTGAAGAGGGCATCGAAGATTCTGAACCGGATTCACCAAATGATTCCCTGAGAGATATTAAAGACATATCTTTAAACTTGAAGCTTTCGTTAGATGGAGAAAAAGGTGAAGATGACAGCGCCATAGGCAAAGCATTAGTTTCTGAAGATGTCACTGCTAATGGAAAGAGTAATTTGGAGACTGATATTGTAAAATTATCAAAAGGTGTTACGAGTACTACCCAGAAGGATGGGTCCAGTGAGAGAACTGATAACTATTTGAGCAAGCTACCAATGTTGAGGAGAAGGAAATATATTTTTGTAATTGCTGTGGACTCAGTTTGTGATGCAGATCTTGTTGGAATAATCAAAGGTACATTTGAGGCTTCAAGTGGGGACAGGATGTCTGGTTCTATAGGATTTATATTGTCAACGAGATTAACGATATCGGAGATACATTCTCTTCTCATGACTGGAGGCATACCTGCTACTGATTTTGATGCTTTTATATGCAATAGTGGCAGTGATGTCTATTATCCATCTTCAAGTTCTGATGATCTTCTTTACCCTTATGAACTTCCTTATGCACTTGATATAGATTATCATTCACAAATTGAGTATCGGTGGGGTGGAGAAGGTTTGAGAAAGACTTTGGTTCGTTGGGCTGCATCAATTACTGACAAGAAAGGAGAAAGTGAGGAGCAAGTTGTTGTTGAAGATGTGGAACGCTCTTCTACCTATTGTTATGCATTTCAAGTGAAGAACCCATCATTG GTTCCTCCTATAAAGGAGCTCCGGAAGCATATGAGAATCCAGGCACTTCGCTGTCATGTCCTATATAGCCATGATGGTAGCAAGCTGCATATTATCCCAGTCTTAGCTTCTCGATCCCAAGCGCTAAG GTATTTATTTGTTAGGTGGGGCATAGAGCTCTCAAACATGATAGTATTTGTTGGTGAAAGTGGTGATACAGATTATGAAGGATTACTTGGTGGAGTGCAGAAGACTGTCATTTTGAAAGGTGCATTCAACACTGCTCCAAGCCAGGTCCATTCGACCAGAAGCTATCTGTTGAAAGATGTTGTGGCATTCGACAGCCCTAATATTCTTCAGATTGAGGGTTGTGGCACCAATGACGTTCAGTCAGCCCTAAAACAGCTGGGTATACTGAAGAATTAG